The genomic region CCTTTAGTATAAGTAGACCACTAGTTAATTGATTAAGAGAACACCGACCGAccaaacaaaagcaaaatcaaaatcccaaaagaataaaaaggaaaatcaacTACTCAAATCGGGACGTATCGTTTCAAAGCTTGTTTCCCGGTGACGGCAAGTCCCACAAGCATGCCGCCAATCGCCCCCGCCACGGCAGCGGACCTCGGGCCCGCCGCCGCCTTGTAAAGAGCTCCAGTACCCAACCCGGCCACCACACTGTTGATTATATCATCCGTATCTCTAACCGCGACCATACCGCTTTCAAGGCCCGCGTACAAGAGCCCGATGACACCGCACCGGTTACCGATCTGCCGGCCCGCGTGACCAGACCCGTTGAGGATCCTATTGATTTTCAGCTTCAGGGTATCCGTCGGCTCAATAGCCTTAACCCCGGAGGCGAACCCCTTGGCGGCGCCGGCCGTCGCGC from Sesamum indicum cultivar Zhongzhi No. 13 linkage group LG3, S_indicum_v1.0, whole genome shotgun sequence harbors:
- the LOC105157776 gene encoding mitochondrial import inner membrane translocase subunit TIM23-1, which translates into the protein MAYQPRAPNQGNSADESNSNRRLYNPYQDLHLPTQTLYNLPTSPEFLFQEEAHAQRRSWGENLTYYTGIGYLAGATAGAAKGFASGVKAIEPTDTLKLKINRILNGSGHAGRQIGNRCGVIGLLYAGLESGMVAVRDTDDIINSVVAGLGTGALYKAAAGPRSAAVAGAIGGMLVGLAVTGKQALKRYVPI